From one Zhongshania sp. R06B22 genomic stretch:
- a CDS encoding TonB-dependent receptor, which yields MDWKIVGLASLLCISSSHAAKLEEVLVTAQKRSEDVRDVPIAISVISGDDMRDAAISNFNDLALFLPNVSINTDFNALYLRGIGTSELNVIGEQSVAYIIDGVYVSRLDYLKPGFMDLERIEILKGPQGTLFGRNATGGVINITNGTPTEDWYGLASVTKGDRNIEEVEGIISGPITESLRFRLAGKQRDEDGSGYSTTSDDTLGDKALSQARATVVWDITDSLSAKLSYTKLDYDIGVWLGSEISYAPNDQITSLLDADYESNMDRNSSLKKGNQSKGKGRIVPLELNWDVGEYVITLVSAITELNDSQGGDIDATNADYIALSGSAKSKQWSEELRLTSPPGVFEYVTGLYYFKSSIETELTMPAFITGVTGITDALLSNQTGGVLDPVLAPVFGGIPDLDLVTGPLDTFYGFTDIETTSIGLFGQAKWNVSDYFALIFGLRYSEDEKLGSSYSNHGSPLPLFELLAGPEYSVLNKSIIDRDVSPKFSVIWDPLESVSMYFTYAEGFRSGSFNIAALSADEVTFDAETSVTVEAGIKTELFDGSTRFNLGAFHTRYYDYQLATFTGFGYATANAAEVVSKGFESDITTMPIENLLIVASAGYNEAEFEDFKNGGCQTRPLSEDPTPTGLAVLPEEVCDLSGRPIHRAPELTGSIRIDYSFTPFDLPFSIGVGVDATFKDFEYMDSDLDPLDSQGAYWLYNARVGIKSLDDRWRFDIHGKNLSDELIKTFSGDAILQPGSHAALTNSPKYFFATLRYTFN from the coding sequence ATGGATTGGAAAATTGTAGGGCTGGCGTCTCTGTTGTGTATCTCAAGTTCTCATGCGGCCAAGCTAGAGGAAGTTTTGGTCACTGCGCAGAAACGATCTGAAGACGTGCGTGATGTACCAATCGCCATCTCTGTTATTTCTGGCGACGATATGCGCGATGCGGCGATCTCAAACTTCAATGATCTTGCGTTATTTTTGCCAAATGTTTCAATCAATACCGATTTTAATGCACTCTATCTCCGAGGGATTGGTACTTCTGAGTTGAATGTCATTGGTGAACAGTCCGTTGCATATATTATTGATGGCGTTTACGTTTCGCGTTTAGATTATCTCAAGCCTGGGTTTATGGATTTGGAAAGGATAGAAATCCTCAAGGGACCACAAGGTACATTGTTTGGGCGAAATGCTACGGGCGGTGTAATAAATATCACAAACGGAACCCCGACAGAAGACTGGTATGGGCTGGCGAGCGTAACAAAGGGTGATAGGAATATAGAAGAAGTAGAGGGCATTATTTCTGGCCCTATTACTGAGTCATTGAGATTTAGGCTTGCAGGTAAGCAACGGGATGAAGATGGTTCTGGGTATAGCACAACTAGTGATGATACGCTTGGTGATAAAGCGCTCAGTCAGGCTCGTGCAACTGTGGTGTGGGATATCACTGATTCGTTGAGTGCCAAACTGTCTTACACGAAACTGGACTATGATATTGGCGTGTGGCTTGGAAGTGAGATTTCCTATGCGCCAAACGATCAAATAACGTCACTGCTGGATGCAGACTATGAAAGTAATATGGATCGGAATTCTAGTCTCAAAAAAGGTAATCAGAGTAAGGGTAAAGGTCGGATAGTTCCATTGGAACTAAACTGGGATGTTGGTGAGTACGTGATCACATTGGTGTCGGCGATTACAGAACTTAACGATAGCCAAGGTGGTGACATTGATGCAACAAATGCGGACTATATAGCATTAAGCGGTAGTGCGAAGTCCAAGCAGTGGAGTGAGGAGCTTCGATTAACGTCGCCTCCAGGTGTGTTTGAGTATGTGACTGGGCTTTACTACTTTAAGTCAAGTATCGAGACTGAGTTGACTATGCCTGCTTTTATAACTGGAGTAACCGGGATAACTGACGCCTTGTTGAGCAATCAAACTGGGGGCGTATTAGACCCTGTTCTTGCACCGGTATTTGGGGGAATTCCTGATCTTGACCTAGTTACGGGTCCGCTAGATACATTCTATGGTTTTACTGATATTGAAACCACCTCGATAGGCTTGTTTGGGCAAGCAAAATGGAATGTGTCGGATTATTTCGCACTTATTTTTGGCCTGCGCTATTCGGAAGACGAGAAGCTCGGGTCGAGCTATTCAAACCACGGTTCCCCATTGCCATTATTTGAACTATTGGCTGGGCCAGAATATTCCGTGTTAAATAAAAGCATAATTGATCGTGACGTATCGCCAAAATTTTCCGTGATATGGGATCCTCTTGAAAGCGTTTCAATGTATTTTACTTACGCGGAAGGGTTTCGCTCCGGTAGCTTTAATATTGCCGCATTGTCGGCAGATGAGGTTACATTCGATGCCGAAACTTCCGTCACGGTGGAGGCGGGGATTAAAACCGAGCTGTTTGATGGTTCTACTCGCTTTAACTTAGGTGCATTCCATACTCGCTATTATGACTACCAGCTAGCAACGTTTACAGGTTTTGGCTATGCGACGGCAAATGCGGCTGAGGTCGTATCAAAAGGATTCGAAAGTGATATCACCACGATGCCAATTGAAAATTTGTTGATAGTCGCTAGTGCTGGGTACAACGAAGCGGAGTTTGAGGATTTTAAGAATGGTGGTTGTCAGACTCGGCCTTTGTCAGAGGACCCTACTCCTACTGGCTTGGCTGTTTTACCCGAAGAGGTTTGCGATCTTAGTGGTCGTCCGATCCACAGAGCTCCCGAGCTAACTGGGAGTATCAGGATTGACTATAGCTTCACTCCATTTGATCTGCCATTCAGTATTGGCGTCGGCGTCGATGCGACATTCAAAGATTTCGAATATATGGATTCTGATCTCGACCCGCTGGATTCCCAAGGGGCCTACTGGCTTTACAATGCACGAGTTGGGATCAAATCTTTAGACGATAGGTGGAGGTTCGATATTCATGGTAAGAACCTAAGCGATGAACTGATAAAGACATTCAGCGGTGACGCAATTTTGCAGCCAGGCTCACATGCAGCGCTTACCAATTCGCCGAAGTACTTTTTTGCGACGTTAAGATATACATTCAATTAG
- a CDS encoding START domain-containing protein, with protein MSLFLLVDSSLANDWRLERDEGAVQVYSRAVEGSSIRAVRGVTWIDSSLIRIVNLLWDPTVRPTWDKYCGETYTLESRSAREKFVYVHTELPWPVRDRDMVNSVTWEQAPDTLVVTMRAVATKGFLPRKKDRVRVVQSWSTWTLTPLSGGGVAVEFSAHIDPAGPLPSWLINTLSVESPYDILKRLRGPLANHQIQRDLIGVITEIHGNG; from the coding sequence TTGTCATTGTTTCTTTTAGTCGATTCCTCTTTAGCTAATGATTGGCGGCTAGAGCGGGACGAGGGTGCTGTCCAAGTTTACAGTCGTGCGGTTGAGGGCTCTTCTATTCGAGCCGTGCGTGGGGTGACTTGGATTGATTCATCACTTATACGCATAGTAAATTTACTTTGGGACCCGACGGTTAGGCCTACCTGGGATAAATACTGTGGTGAAACTTATACTTTAGAGTCTCGATCCGCCAGAGAGAAGTTTGTGTACGTGCATACTGAATTACCTTGGCCAGTGAGAGATCGAGATATGGTCAACAGTGTTACTTGGGAACAGGCACCTGATACCTTGGTAGTAACTATGCGTGCGGTTGCTACGAAAGGTTTTCTTCCTAGAAAGAAAGATCGTGTTCGTGTGGTGCAGTCTTGGAGTACTTGGACGTTAACACCATTATCTGGAGGAGGTGTTGCGGTAGAATTTAGTGCTCATATTGATCCAGCCGGACCGTTACCATCTTGGCTGATAAATACCCTCTCAGTTGAATCTCCCTACGATATTTTGAAGCGTTTACGAGGCCCGTTAGCTAATCATCAGATTCAGCGAGATTTGATCGGGGTGATTACGGAGATTCATGGGAACGGCTAG
- a CDS encoding SDR family NAD(P)-dependent oxidoreductase, giving the protein MNKFTSKVAVITGAGSGIGRALAKQLAAENARLALSDINAVELEKTCHSLPDGCEFRSYVLDVSSREAVYAHAVEVEQDFGAAHYVFNNAGVDMIGTIENMEIDEIEWQLNVNLWGVIYGCKAFLPIMRRQGEGSLVNISSVFGLVSYPAQGAYNISKFGVRALTECLWRELEGSGINTVCVHPGGIKTNIEKGGRRTRNAGPQEAEFTKAADALLVTPPEKCAEDILNGIRRGKRRILTGHMSSTLFWLSRLLPNHYHRVISWLSP; this is encoded by the coding sequence ATGAATAAATTTACGAGCAAGGTGGCCGTAATCACTGGTGCAGGCTCTGGCATTGGACGGGCATTGGCAAAGCAGCTTGCAGCTGAGAACGCTCGTTTAGCGCTGTCGGATATCAACGCAGTGGAGCTTGAGAAAACCTGTCATTCTTTGCCTGACGGCTGCGAATTTCGCTCCTACGTACTTGATGTGTCATCTCGTGAAGCTGTGTATGCCCATGCAGTTGAAGTTGAACAAGATTTTGGTGCCGCTCACTACGTATTCAATAACGCAGGTGTCGATATGATCGGAACGATCGAGAATATGGAGATTGATGAAATCGAGTGGCAGCTGAATGTTAATCTCTGGGGCGTTATTTATGGTTGTAAAGCTTTCTTGCCCATAATGCGTCGTCAGGGGGAGGGCAGCTTAGTGAACATTAGTAGTGTATTTGGTCTGGTCAGTTATCCAGCTCAGGGAGCCTATAATATTTCTAAATTTGGGGTGCGCGCATTGACAGAGTGTCTTTGGCGAGAGCTGGAAGGAAGCGGCATAAATACCGTCTGCGTTCATCCGGGTGGTATTAAAACTAATATCGAAAAAGGTGGCAGGAGAACGCGTAACGCTGGCCCACAGGAGGCTGAATTTACAAAAGCGGCTGACGCGTTGTTGGTAACGCCTCCAGAAAAGTGTGCGGAGGATATCCTTAATGGTATACGCCGTGGAAAACGTAGGATTTTGACTGGCCACATGTCTAGCACGCTTTTTTGGCTTTCGCGTCTATTGCCTAACCACTACCACCGAGTAATCAGTTGGCTGTCTCCCTGA
- a CDS encoding acyl-CoA thioesterase, which produces MSDKATIPCRADFPHFSEIQTRWHDNDVYQHVNNVVYYSFFDTAVNQHLINSGALDIANSPAIGLVIETQCRYFSAVSFPDLIVVGIKVEHLGNSSVRYQTAIFRNDEDSASAVGNFAHVYVDRNTNKPVSIPDKVRSVLAALICE; this is translated from the coding sequence GTGAGCGATAAAGCAACGATTCCCTGCCGCGCCGATTTCCCGCATTTTTCAGAAATACAAACCCGCTGGCATGACAACGACGTTTATCAGCACGTTAATAATGTGGTGTATTATTCCTTTTTCGACACCGCCGTAAATCAGCATTTGATTAATAGCGGCGCACTCGACATCGCCAACAGCCCAGCCATCGGCTTAGTGATTGAAACCCAGTGCCGGTATTTTTCTGCGGTCAGCTTTCCCGACTTAATCGTGGTTGGCATAAAAGTGGAACACCTTGGCAATAGCAGCGTTCGCTATCAAACCGCCATCTTTCGCAATGACGAAGACAGCGCATCGGCGGTAGGCAACTTTGCTCATGTATACGTTGATCGCAACACCAATAAGCCGGTCAGCATTCCAGATAAAGTGAGATCGGTATTAGCCGCGCTCATCTGCGAATAG
- a CDS encoding mechanosensitive ion channel family protein: MDMYSSANLLLNPWAIAAVTSLATMLLLLVLKRIILGCVGGIIDRSRFTMDSLIVAALPLPITFVILCLSVAVFKIVCAYLGLKLDYLDGYIRPVQYFLIILAVVVFVDRLCSGAIGSYSEQSETMRSSRSILQGMTRGIVWGLGLLILMGTLGISITPVIASLGITSLAVALALQPTLENFFSGVQLVIDKPIRVGDFIELDSGEQGFVDRIGWRSTWVRMLPNNMVIMPNSMLSGSKIINYYYPEKELSVPVEVGVHYDSDLDHVERVTLEVAREILESHEWGVSDYKTFVLFHTFDNSSINLTVMLRAKEYFNRFWVKSAFVKALHKRYAQEGIRIPYPIRAINLDQEQARDGSASINFKD; encoded by the coding sequence ATGGATATGTACAGTTCCGCTAATCTATTACTTAACCCCTGGGCCATTGCCGCCGTGACATCATTGGCGACGATGTTGCTTCTTTTAGTGTTGAAGCGCATCATTTTGGGGTGTGTTGGCGGCATTATTGACCGCAGTCGCTTCACTATGGACTCGCTTATTGTGGCGGCACTGCCCCTGCCAATTACTTTCGTCATCCTTTGTTTGTCGGTCGCGGTGTTCAAGATAGTCTGTGCCTACCTTGGTCTTAAGCTGGATTATCTTGATGGGTATATTAGGCCGGTCCAGTATTTTTTAATCATTCTCGCTGTGGTGGTGTTTGTGGATCGCCTGTGCAGCGGTGCTATTGGTAGCTACTCCGAGCAGTCCGAGACCATGCGAAGCAGCAGGAGCATCTTGCAAGGGATGACGCGTGGCATCGTTTGGGGTTTAGGCCTCCTAATATTGATGGGCACGCTGGGCATATCTATCACGCCAGTGATCGCTTCTCTGGGTATCACCTCTTTGGCCGTGGCTCTGGCCCTGCAGCCAACACTGGAAAATTTCTTCTCTGGGGTGCAGTTAGTTATTGATAAACCCATAAGGGTGGGTGATTTTATTGAACTCGACTCTGGAGAGCAGGGCTTTGTAGATAGGATAGGCTGGCGCTCGACCTGGGTTCGCATGCTCCCCAATAATATGGTGATCATGCCAAACAGTATGCTGTCGGGCTCAAAAATCATTAATTATTACTATCCAGAAAAAGAGCTATCAGTGCCTGTTGAAGTGGGAGTGCACTACGATTCAGACTTGGATCATGTGGAGCGGGTGACTTTGGAAGTGGCCCGAGAGATTCTTGAGAGTCATGAATGGGGCGTATCTGACTACAAGACCTTTGTGCTGTTCCACACCTTCGATAATTCCAGTATTAACCTGACGGTGATGTTGCGAGCCAAGGAATATTTTAACCGCTTTTGGGTGAAGTCTGCTTTTGTGAAAGCGCTGCATAAGCGGTATGCACAGGAAGGTATACGAATTCCTTATCCGATTCGCGCCATCAATCTAGACCAGGAGCAGGCACGAGATGGCAGCGCTTCGATAAATTTTAAGGACTGA
- a CDS encoding AraC family transcriptional regulator — MSLSNEASNKLSSVPRFSAELKRSWTVNSSALNTLFQAAKTLGADIDQLINEVGVQPAEVDSDQRVPVADLFNLYDCVARATNKPDIGLYVGRIDYINLLNLQLYACSGCRTFKEYLNVMPSVLRIFGDIGEVKVRREDQFIRLDWQPLEEETNSQRYLSDSSLGVAAAIVNSVCVQPIPVRAAHFTYARPQDLTLLRQQFGDNLKFDQPVSSLYLDLACLGYPLIGLNAGWGQVLAQPIRHLFEEDSASSDFIIALRKTLLRLLPSGDMGVDKVAAALNISRRTLQRRLAEQGTQFLQILQELRADLAQQYLADERLSITDIAFLLGYMDQSSFSAAFRGWYGVSPRDFRKK, encoded by the coding sequence ATGTCGCTTAGCAATGAAGCATCAAACAAGTTAAGTTCTGTGCCGCGCTTCAGCGCGGAGCTGAAGCGGTCTTGGACGGTGAATAGTTCTGCCTTGAACACGCTGTTTCAAGCCGCAAAGACCTTGGGTGCAGACATTGATCAGCTTATTAACGAAGTGGGTGTTCAGCCTGCGGAGGTAGATAGCGATCAACGAGTTCCGGTAGCAGACCTGTTTAACTTATACGACTGCGTGGCCCGAGCCACCAATAAGCCTGACATTGGTCTGTATGTTGGCCGTATCGATTACATCAACCTTCTAAATCTACAGCTGTATGCCTGTTCTGGTTGTCGCACCTTTAAAGAATATTTGAATGTGATGCCTAGTGTGCTGCGTATTTTTGGTGATATCGGTGAGGTGAAAGTGCGGCGCGAGGATCAGTTTATCCGCTTAGACTGGCAGCCCTTAGAAGAAGAAACCAACTCTCAGCGTTATTTGTCAGACTCCTCGCTGGGGGTCGCCGCCGCCATTGTCAATTCAGTGTGTGTTCAGCCCATTCCGGTACGCGCGGCGCATTTTACTTATGCGCGGCCACAGGACCTGACTTTGTTACGGCAGCAGTTTGGCGACAATTTAAAATTTGATCAGCCGGTAAGCAGTTTGTATCTGGATCTCGCTTGTTTAGGTTATCCCCTTATCGGTTTAAATGCCGGCTGGGGGCAGGTTTTAGCACAGCCAATCCGGCACTTATTTGAAGAAGATAGTGCGAGCAGCGACTTTATTATCGCCTTGCGCAAAACCTTATTACGACTATTGCCGAGTGGCGATATGGGCGTGGATAAGGTCGCGGCGGCCCTCAATATTTCCAGGCGCACCTTACAGCGGCGTCTAGCTGAGCAGGGCACCCAGTTTTTACAAATACTGCAGGAGTTGCGCGCGGACCTTGCTCAGCAGTATTTGGCCGATGAGCGCTTGAGTATTACTGATATTGCCTTTTTGCTGGGGTATATGGATCAAAGCTCTTTTTCGGCGGCTTTTCGCGGCTGGTATGGCGTCTCTCCCAGAGACTTCCGCAAGAAATAA
- a CDS encoding acyl-CoA thioesterase domain-containing protein produces MSDGLKSLLDLLTLEKIDENIYRGQSEATDWGRVYGGQVIAQALSAAAQQVAPDRHIHSFHSYFLRPGNPDYPIIFEVESNLDAGTISNRRVKAVQRGQTIFFMTSSFQLNIDSFDHQSDMPIVPPPDDLPPELELREEDLRFAPQEWLPKFNAVRAIDFRAVNYYDLKQPHKSPPIKQTWMRPNGRLPDDPCIHNYVLAYASDFFFLATASQPHEVSFLTEDMRMATIDHSMWFHRPFDFNDWLLYDMESPSASNGRGFVRGKIYDRAGRLVASSAQEGIMRKKRGS; encoded by the coding sequence ATGTCAGACGGACTCAAGAGCCTACTTGACCTGCTCACACTTGAAAAAATTGACGAGAATATCTATCGCGGCCAATCCGAAGCTACCGACTGGGGCCGGGTTTACGGTGGCCAAGTAATCGCCCAGGCGCTGTCAGCCGCAGCGCAGCAGGTTGCACCCGACCGTCATATTCATTCATTCCACAGCTACTTTTTAAGGCCTGGCAACCCCGACTATCCCATCATCTTTGAGGTGGAAAGCAATCTAGACGCCGGCACCATCTCTAACCGCAGAGTAAAGGCAGTACAGCGCGGCCAAACTATCTTTTTTATGACCAGTTCATTTCAGCTCAACATCGATAGTTTCGATCACCAAAGTGACATGCCTATAGTGCCGCCGCCAGATGACTTACCCCCTGAATTAGAACTGCGTGAAGAAGACCTGCGCTTTGCACCACAAGAGTGGCTACCTAAATTTAACGCCGTGCGCGCCATCGATTTTCGCGCCGTCAACTACTACGACCTCAAGCAGCCCCACAAGAGTCCGCCCATAAAACAAACCTGGATGCGCCCTAACGGTCGCTTGCCAGACGACCCCTGCATCCACAATTACGTGCTTGCCTACGCCTCAGACTTTTTCTTTTTAGCCACCGCCAGCCAACCCCATGAAGTCTCGTTCTTAACTGAAGACATGCGTATGGCAACCATCGACCACAGCATGTGGTTTCATCGCCCTTTCGATTTTAATGACTGGCTGTTATACGATATGGAGAGCCCCAGCGCCTCCAATGGTCGCGGCTTTGTGCGCGGTAAAATTTATGACCGTGCAGGAAGGCTAGTGGCAAGCAGCGCCCAAGAAGGCATAATGCGTAAGAAGCGGGGAAGTTAA
- a CDS encoding iron-containing alcohol dehydrogenase: MKAFEFHTTKSIIVERGAAAQLADRIRDMACQSVMIVSDPGVVKAGLLDATLANFKDLNIRASVFADVVADPPEAVILSGIEAAQQQSADCIIGFGGGSSMDVAKLIALLANNEQKLAEVYGVNAAKGQRLPLVLIPTTAGTGSEVTAIAIVTTGENEKKGVVSPLLLPDIALLDAELTLGLPSHVTAATGIDAMVHAIEAFTSKRLKNPISDSLAKDALRLLSANIHTACQHGDNIQARENMLLGSCLAGMAFANAPVGGVHALAYPVGARFHVPHGLSNSLMLNAVLRFNLRDAEHLYAELADVVFPAAAGTPHTRALSLLNYLSDLASELGIPKSLRDVGISEDDIALLAEDAMKQSRLLINNPREIHLADAIALYKEAL, translated from the coding sequence ATGAAGGCCTTTGAGTTTCACACCACCAAATCCATTATTGTTGAACGCGGCGCCGCCGCACAGCTAGCCGATCGCATCCGCGACATGGCCTGCCAGTCAGTCATGATTGTCAGTGATCCCGGCGTTGTAAAGGCAGGACTGCTAGACGCCACGCTGGCCAATTTCAAAGACTTAAACATTCGCGCTTCGGTATTTGCCGATGTGGTCGCAGACCCGCCTGAAGCGGTCATTCTAAGCGGCATCGAGGCCGCCCAACAGCAGAGTGCCGATTGCATTATCGGTTTTGGCGGCGGCAGTTCTATGGATGTTGCCAAGCTGATAGCCCTACTAGCCAACAACGAACAAAAGCTAGCCGAGGTCTACGGCGTGAATGCCGCCAAAGGCCAGCGACTGCCGCTGGTGTTAATACCCACAACCGCCGGCACCGGATCCGAAGTCACCGCCATCGCCATTGTGACAACCGGTGAAAACGAGAAAAAGGGTGTGGTGTCGCCACTATTGCTACCCGATATTGCCCTGCTCGATGCCGAGCTAACACTCGGCCTACCCAGTCATGTGACCGCTGCCACCGGCATAGATGCGATGGTACACGCCATAGAGGCCTTCACCAGTAAACGCCTTAAGAACCCTATTTCAGATAGCCTCGCCAAAGATGCGCTGCGCTTACTGTCTGCCAATATTCATACCGCCTGCCAGCACGGCGACAATATTCAAGCACGTGAAAACATGCTACTCGGCTCTTGCTTAGCCGGCATGGCCTTTGCGAATGCCCCGGTGGGCGGCGTACATGCCCTAGCCTATCCCGTGGGCGCGCGCTTTCATGTGCCCCATGGCCTGTCTAACTCATTAATGCTCAATGCCGTGCTGCGCTTTAATTTACGCGATGCCGAACATCTGTATGCAGAGCTTGCCGACGTGGTATTTCCCGCCGCCGCAGGCACGCCGCATACCCGCGCGCTGTCACTACTTAATTACCTGAGTGACTTGGCCAGTGAACTCGGCATTCCTAAATCGCTGCGCGACGTTGGTATCAGCGAAGACGACATCGCCCTGCTTGCAGAAGACGCAATGAAGCAGAGTCGCCTACTAATCAACAACCCCCGCGAGATCCATTTAGCGGATGCCATCGCACTCTATAAGGAGGCCCTGTGA
- a CDS encoding alpha-glucosidase yields MSDLWWEKTVIYQIYPRSFMDTTGSGTGDIAGIISKLDYLKELGIETIWLSPMYPSPTDKPYHLHDCGYDISNYRDINTEYGDLEQFDQLVAEIHQRGLRIVMDLVLNHTSAEHPWFVESRSSRDNPKRDWYIWKDGRGKNGKKPPNNWTAMITGDAWKYDEHTQQFFYHEFLDFQPDLNYRNPEVQEEMLNTIRFWLNRGVDGFRLDIIHALFEDEQCRDEPFAIPLPFTSKYGLIKKTERQLHLPETIDFCKRIRETVDEFGGKFLVGEVHGPAEDQRKYFGDVANGKSDGLNLVFYFNSLNTLLNVKKVKSLIKTAESSFADPLLPTWVFSNHDFPRRIFRLKNDIKKAKLNAALQLSLRGVPCIYYGEEIGMSNPTLDPKTSKDALSHHLRLLPAVSRNLIRHFGLLLNRDEARTPMQWSSTENAGFSPPEGLPWLPVNDNFKRCNVEQQEKNPGSLLHCYKRFLKLRNNSPVLQSGALKIIEHPNFPSSVLAYERYLVDAPAKCLVLLNLSNRAEHFSVPYQNGEILASTLSQSKVMVANKIALEAWEAVIIEVEGIAS; encoded by the coding sequence ATGTCAGATCTATGGTGGGAAAAAACAGTTATCTATCAAATCTACCCGCGCTCGTTTATGGATACCACGGGATCGGGTACAGGGGATATTGCCGGCATTATCTCTAAGCTAGATTATTTGAAAGAACTCGGAATAGAGACTATTTGGCTTTCGCCTATGTATCCGTCACCAACGGATAAACCCTATCACCTACATGACTGTGGCTACGATATCTCCAATTATCGGGACATCAATACTGAATATGGTGACCTTGAACAGTTTGACCAGTTGGTTGCAGAAATTCACCAACGTGGACTGCGTATTGTGATGGACTTAGTCCTGAACCACACCTCCGCTGAACATCCGTGGTTTGTTGAATCTAGATCCAGCCGCGACAATCCAAAACGCGATTGGTATATCTGGAAAGACGGCAGGGGTAAAAATGGCAAGAAGCCGCCGAATAATTGGACTGCCATGATTACCGGTGACGCATGGAAATATGATGAGCACACCCAGCAATTTTTTTACCACGAGTTTTTAGATTTTCAACCTGATCTCAATTATAGAAACCCCGAGGTTCAGGAAGAGATGCTTAACACCATTCGGTTTTGGCTCAACAGAGGCGTCGATGGTTTCCGACTTGATATTATTCACGCCCTATTTGAGGATGAGCAATGTCGGGATGAGCCTTTTGCGATCCCACTGCCATTCACCTCAAAATACGGACTGATTAAAAAAACCGAAAGACAACTACACTTACCGGAGACAATCGATTTCTGTAAACGGATCCGTGAAACCGTAGACGAATTCGGCGGCAAATTTTTAGTGGGCGAAGTGCACGGGCCAGCCGAAGACCAGCGCAAATATTTTGGTGACGTAGCAAATGGTAAGAGCGACGGCCTTAACCTAGTCTTTTATTTCAACTCATTAAATACGCTGTTAAACGTCAAAAAAGTAAAGTCGCTGATTAAAACCGCAGAGAGCTCCTTTGCAGATCCCCTACTACCCACCTGGGTCTTTAGTAATCACGACTTTCCGCGCCGGATTTTCAGACTAAAAAACGACATTAAAAAAGCCAAACTCAATGCGGCATTACAATTGAGCTTGCGCGGAGTGCCATGCATTTACTACGGTGAAGAAATTGGCATGAGCAACCCAACGCTTGATCCCAAAACCAGCAAAGACGCCCTTTCACACCATTTGCGCTTGCTGCCGGCGGTGAGTAGAAATCTAATACGTCATTTTGGACTTTTACTTAACCGCGATGAGGCTCGAACGCCTATGCAATGGAGTAGCACTGAAAACGCAGGATTTTCCCCGCCGGAAGGTCTGCCTTGGCTGCCCGTGAATGATAATTTTAAACGCTGCAATGTGGAGCAGCAGGAAAAAAATCCTGGTTCATTACTGCATTGCTATAAGCGGTTTTTAAAGCTTCGCAATAACTCTCCCGTTTTACAAAGCGGTGCCTTGAAGATAATAGAGCACCCTAACTTCCCGAGCTCTGTGTTAGCGTATGAGAGATACCTGGTAGATGCGCCGGCGAAATGCCTCGTGCTATTGAATCTTTCCAATCGAGCGGAGCATTTTTCAGTTCCGTATCAAAATGGTGAGATTCTGGCCTCAACCCTAAGCCAATCTAAAGTAATGGTGGCAAACAAAATAGCACTTGAGGCTTGGGAAGCGGTGATTATAGAAGTAGAGGGAATAGCTAGCTGA